From the Nocardiopsis changdeensis genome, one window contains:
- a CDS encoding FIST signal transduction protein, which produces MARFGDALTTGADLVNAAERAALTALARLDGPADLVCFFVCGADTEEVSLAGIRVMELAGAALTLGCSAVGVIGGGRAVEGQGSVSVWCARLPGVELTPFRLDTVVEGERLTVVGMREPGPRDRAALLLVNPYEFPAREFVRESTRALGGLPLVGGMAEGMLGEGSVRLFCDGSVAENGAVGLLIGGEGVLGTVVSQGCRPIGPAMTVTAAHDNVVEELAGESAYTRLEAVLETLSDEDRDLAEHGLQLGIAMDEYADHHEQGDFLIRSLTGADAGAGTLVVDESVEVGQTVRFQIRDAGTADEDLALRLADFGERHRVGAGLLFSCNGRGAALFPHADHDVLAVRRVLGAEAVAGFFAAGEIGPVGGVNHLHAFTACLLAFA; this is translated from the coding sequence GTGGCTCGGTTCGGTGATGCACTGACGACCGGGGCGGACCTGGTGAACGCGGCCGAACGCGCGGCGCTCACCGCCCTGGCCCGTCTCGACGGCCCGGCCGACCTGGTGTGCTTCTTCGTCTGCGGCGCCGACACCGAGGAGGTCTCGCTGGCCGGGATCCGCGTGATGGAGCTGGCGGGCGCCGCGCTCACCCTGGGGTGCAGCGCCGTCGGGGTCATCGGCGGCGGCCGCGCGGTGGAGGGCCAGGGGTCGGTCAGCGTGTGGTGCGCCCGGCTGCCGGGGGTGGAGCTCACCCCGTTCCGGCTGGACACGGTGGTGGAGGGCGAGCGGCTCACCGTCGTGGGCATGCGCGAGCCGGGTCCGCGCGACCGGGCCGCCCTGCTGCTGGTCAACCCCTACGAGTTCCCGGCGCGCGAGTTCGTGCGCGAGTCCACCCGGGCGCTGGGCGGGCTGCCGCTGGTGGGCGGCATGGCCGAGGGCATGCTCGGTGAGGGGTCGGTCCGGCTGTTCTGCGACGGCTCGGTGGCCGAGAACGGCGCGGTGGGCCTGCTCATCGGCGGCGAGGGCGTGCTGGGCACCGTGGTGAGCCAGGGCTGCCGCCCGATCGGGCCGGCGATGACGGTCACCGCGGCGCACGACAACGTGGTCGAGGAGCTGGCCGGGGAGTCCGCCTACACCCGCCTGGAGGCGGTGCTGGAGACGCTCTCGGACGAGGACCGGGACCTGGCGGAGCACGGGCTGCAGCTGGGCATCGCCATGGACGAGTACGCCGACCACCACGAGCAGGGCGACTTCCTCATCCGCTCGCTGACCGGCGCCGACGCCGGGGCGGGGACGCTGGTCGTCGACGAGTCGGTCGAGGTCGGGCAGACGGTCCGCTTCCAGATACGCGACGCCGGGACCGCGGACGAGGACCTGGCCCTGCGGCTGGCCGACTTCGGCGAGCGCCACCGGGTGGGGGCGGGGCTGCTGTTCTCCTGCAACGGGCGCGGTGCCGCCCTGTTCCCGCACGCCGACCACGACGTGCTGGCGGTGCGCCGGGTGCTGGGCGCGGAGGCGGTGGCGGGGTTCTTCGCGGCGGGGGAGATCGGCCCGGTCGGCGGGGTCAACCACCTGCACGCGTTCACGGCCTGCCTGCTGGCCTTCGCCTGA